One region of Culex pipiens pallens isolate TS chromosome 2, TS_CPP_V2, whole genome shotgun sequence genomic DNA includes:
- the LOC120423103 gene encoding uncharacterized protein LOC120423103: protein MTLKILLLCLVTISWVACHGPGGHGGHGGGGYHGGHGRRPWGHGHWGDRRDPGWRPDGHHGHHDHREPKPDEPRPDPKSPDPSRPQVNFIVHEPQGLEVWIVQQPEITSFGIELYVNKDSRETGAYCDLCANTTEVTYGKLFIDNQDVLVKKGDTLSYYAWIGRGGQFTRSGLQTLVVTESIVTQCDCGTSNIEDIDIRINDDSDKRTGREAIFTRKAGQSPRVGFTTTEATDPDKIRKEYREDMISECGIDPEQCQTSKAEAKTDRAIQDPYREIVILEDIVEHMKGGSCSPKVSNQLVLLRQAPFAANGDGDLMNFVRSYVGISAELQSLGEGIVRVIPANPGVGQGVVFEMGSYADKQRILYHVRDNELKHIVDYDLTENSY from the exons ATGACGCTCAAGATCTTACTCCTCTGTTTGGTAACGATCAGCTGGGTGGCTTGCCATGGACCAGGTGGACATGGTGGCCACGGCGGTGGTGGCTATCACGGAGGACACGGCAGAAGACCATGGGGTCACGGACACTGGGGTGATCGCAGAGATCCAGGATGGCGACCGGACGGACATCACGGTCACCATGACCATCGCGAGCCGAAGCCTGACGAGCCTCGACCGGATCCCAAGAGTCCCGATCCATCACGTCCGCAGGTCAACTTTATCGTGCACGAGCCGCAAGGGCTTGAGGTTTGGATCGTTCAACAGCCGGAGATAACCTCGTTTGGGATCGAGCTGTACGTGAATAAGGATTCGAGGGAGACGGGCGCGTATTGCGACCTTTGTGCCAATACCACGGAGGTTACGTACGGGAAGTTGTTCATCGATAATCAGGACGTGCTGGTCAAGAAGGGGGACACCTTGAGCTACTATGCTTGGATTGGTCGGGGTGGTCAATTTACGCGTTCGGGCTTGCAGACTTTGGTGGTTACAG AATCGATCGTCACCCAGTGCGATTGTGGCACATCCAACATCGAGGACATCGATATTCGAATCAACGACGATTCGGACAAGCGCACTGGGCGCGAGGCGATCTTCACGCGTAAGGCCGGCCAATCTCCACGAGTTGGTTTTACGACCACTGAAGCCACCGATCCGGACAAGATTCGCAAGGAATACCGCGAGGACATGATCAGCGAGTGTGGCATCGATCCGGAGCAGTGTCAAACTTCGAAGGCGGAAGCCAAAACGGATCGCGCGATCCAGGATCCTTACCGGGAGATCGTGATCTTGGAGGACATTGTTGAGCACATGAAGGGAGGTAGCTGCTCGCCGAAGGTCTCCAACCAGCTGGTTCTACTGCGACAGGCTCCGTTTGCCGCTAATGGGGACGGAGATCTGATGAACTTTGTGCGATCGTACGTCGGGATCAGCGCTGAGCTGCAGAGTCTGGGTGAGGGGATTGTTCGGGTGATTCCGGCCAATCCCGGAGTTGGACAGGGCGTTGTGTTTGAGATGGGCAGCTACGCGGACAAGCAGCGGATTTTGTACCATGTTAGAGATAACGAGTTGAAGCATATTGTGGACTACGATCTGACGGAGAATAGCTATTGA
- the LOC120423104 gene encoding uncharacterized protein LOC120423104, which yields MEVKLIILLGCLLSVGVVFGHRNHGSYGGWNQHGGGGHHGHHGHHRHHRGHGCPHVNFEVKVPEGLEVSAIQKNPNVTMFGIELYVNREPAEGSQCDVCQNTTTVTYGKFIIEDTQVVIKNGDVLSYIVLTGEGSNVTRHRMKKMWVTDSIINKCNCEGSSNNPDIDLRFSGRSTPVPSSPVTEDSTDPGFGFEEIAKAHQNELFSHEDTPFECDLDPVTNLCRPGSRVERLSEPSMNWQREAQILAAIIDQMKVGCGSSSSRTNQLLLKQAPFKTSSAADLKNFVQSSLAVSEELQELTNGIRRVSPGKGRRGESTVAFEMGSYVDKQKVLYHARLNNMAQVVDYDLPCRH from the exons ATGGAAGTCAAGTTGATAATCTTGCTTGGATGCCTCCTCTCGGTTGGCGTCGTATTTGGACATCGAAATCACGGATCGTACGGAGGCTGGAATCAGCACGGTGGCGGTGGCCACCACGGTCACCATGGACATCACCGGCATCACCGGGGCCATGGTTGTCCGCACGTGAACTTTGAGGTTAAGGTTCCGGAGGGGTTGGAGGTTTCGGCTATCCAGAAGAATCCCAACGTGACCATGTTCGGGATCGAGCTGTACGTGAACAGGGAACCTGCGGAAGGAAGTCAGTGCGACGTTTGCCAGAATACTACGACGGTCACGTACGGGAAGTTCATTATTGAAGATACGCAGGTTGTGATCAAGAATGGGGACGTTTTGTCTTATATCGTGCTGACCGGAGAGGGATCGAACGTTACCCGGCATCGTATGAAGAAGATGTGGGTTACTG ATTCCATCATCAACAAGTGCAACTGCGAAGGATCCTCCAACAACCCAGACATTGATCTGCGTTTCTCGGGCAGAAGCACTCCGGTTCCATCGAGTCCAGTTACCGAGGATTCAACCGATCCCGGCTTTGGATTCGAAGAAATCGCCAAAGCCCACCAGAACGAGTTGTTTTCCCACGAGGACACCCCGTTCGAGTGCGATCTCGACCCGGTGACGAACCTGTGCCGTCCGGGAAGCCGCGTAGAGCGTCTCTCGGAACCGTCCATGAACTGGCAGCGGGAGGCGCAGATTTTGGCCGCGATCATCGATCAAATGAAGGTTGGCTGTGGCTCGAGCAGTTCTCGGACCAACCAGCTACTGTTGAAGCAGGCTCCTTTCAAAACGAGCAGCGCTGCAGACTTGAAGAACTTTGTCCAATCGTCGCTGGCGGTTAGCGAAGAGTTGCAGGAGCTCACGAACGGTATTCGACGAGTCAGTCCGGGTAAGGGGCGACGTGGTGAAAGCACGGTTGCGTTTGAAATGGGAAGCTACGTGGACAAGCAGAAGGTTCTGTACCACGCGCGGCTGAACAATATGGCCCAGGTGGTGGACTACGATCTGCCGTGTAGACATTAG